Proteins from one Setaria italica strain Yugu1 chromosome V, Setaria_italica_v2.0, whole genome shotgun sequence genomic window:
- the LOC101778405 gene encoding peroxidase 72: MAASMDGRLVLLTCLLVAPLLLAGGVHGHPWGGLFPQFYDHSCPQAKEIVKSIVAQAVARETRMAASLVRLHFHDCFVQGCDASILLDNSTGIVSEKGSNPNRNSARGFEVIDEIKVALEHACPGTVSCADILALAARDSTLLVGGPYWDVPLGRRDSLGASIQGSNNDIPAPNNTLPTIITKFRRQGLDVVDVVALSGAHTIGLSRCTSFRQRLYNQTGNGMADFTLDASYAAHLRQGCPRSGGDDNLFPLDLATPTKFDNYYFKNLLVGKGLLSSDEVLLTKSAETAALVKAYAADVNFFFQHFAQSMVKMGNVSPLTGAQGEVRKNCRRLNGNHY; this comes from the exons ATGGCGGCTTCCATGGATGGTCGCCTCGTCCTCCTCACCTGCCTCCTCgtcgctcccctcctcctcgccggcggcgtccatGGCCACCCGTGGGGCGGCCTGTTCCCGCAGTTCTACGACCACTCGTGCCCCCAGGCGAAGGAGATCGTGAAGTCCATCGTGGCGCAGGCCGTCGCCAGGGAGACTAGGATGGCGGCCTCGCTCGTCAGGCTGCATTTCCATGACTGCTTTGTCCAG GGATGCGACGCCTCTATACTGCTGGACAACAGCACCGGCATCGTGAGCGAGAAAGGGTCCAACCCCAACAGGAACTCCGCCAGAGGATTCGAGGTGATCGACGAGATCAAGGTCGCCCTGGAGCACGCCTGCCCCGGcaccgtctcctgcgccgacatcctcgccctcgccgcccgcgactCCACCCTCCTT GTTGGCGGCCCCTACTGGGACGTGCCGCTGGGGCGGCGGGACTCGCTGGGCGCCAGCATCCAGGGCTCCAACAACGACATCCCGGCGCCCAACAACACCCTCCCCACCATCATCACCAAGttccggcgccagggcctcgacgtcgtcgacgtcgtcgcGCTCTCCGGCGCCCACACCATCGGCCTCTCCCGCTGCACCAGCTTCCGGCAGCGGCTGTACAACCAGACGGGCAACGGCATGGCCGACTTCACGCTGGACGCCTCCTACGCCGCGCACCTGAGGCAGGGCTGCCcgcgctccggcggcgacgacaaCCTCTTCCCGCTGGACCTCGCCACCCCCACCAAGTTCGACAACTATTACTTCAAGAACCTCCTCGTCGGCAAGGGCCTGCTCAGCTCCGACGAGGTCCTGCTGACGAAGAGCGCCGAGACGGCGGCGCTCGTCAAGGCCTACGCCGCCGACGTCAACTTCTTCTTCCAGCACTTCGCGCAGTCGATGGTGAAGATGGGCAACGTCTCGCCGCTCACCGGGGCGCAGGGGGAGGTCAGGAAGAACTGCAGGAGGCTCAACGGCAACCACTACTGA
- the LOC101778009 gene encoding peroxidase 72 — protein MAASKRGCLVLLCLAVVAPLLLAGGVHGHPWGGLFPQFYDHSCPKAKEIVKSIVAQAVARETRMAASLVRLHFHDCFVKGCDASVLLDNSTGIVSEKGSNPNKNSLRGFEVVDEIKAALEAACPGTVSCADVLALAARDSTVLAGGPYWDVPLGRRDSLGASIQGSNNDIPAPNNTLPTIVTKFRRQGLDVADVVALSGAHTIGLSRCTSFRQRLYNQTGNGLADATLDASFAARLRQGCPRSGGDNNLFPLDLATPARFDNLYFRNILAGKGLLSSDEVLLTKSAETAALVKAYAADVDLFFQHFARSMVRMGNISPLTGAQGEVRKNCRRLNGNRY, from the exons ATGGCGGCTTCCAAGCGTGGTTGCCTCGTCCTGCTAtgcctcgccgtcgtcgctcccctcctcctcgccggcggcgtccatGGCCACCCGTGGGGCGGCCTGTTCCCGCAGTTCTACGACCACTCGTGCCCCAAGGCGAAGGAGATCGTGAAGTCCATCGTGGCGCAGGCCGTCGCCAGGGAGACCAGGATGGCGGCGTCGCTCGTCAGGCTGCATTTCCATGACTGCTTCGTCAAG GGTTGCGACGCCTCGGTGCTTCTGGACAACAGCACCGGCATCGTGAGCGAGAAAGGGTCCAACCCCAACAAGAACTCCCTCCGGGGGTTCGAGGTGGTGGACGAGATCAAGGCCGCCCTGGAGGCCGCCTGCCCCGGcaccgtctcctgcgccgacgtcctcgccctcgccgcccgcgactCCACCGTCCTCGCCGGCGGGCCCTACTGGGACGTCCcgctggggcggcgcgactcgctgGGCGCCAGCATCCAGGGCTCCAACAACGACATCCCGGCGCCCAACAACACCCTCCCCACCATCGTCACCAAGttccggcgccagggcctcgaCGTCGCCGACGTCGTCGCGCTCTCCGGCGCCCACACCATCGGCCTCTCCCGCTGCACCAGCTTCCGGCAGCGGCTGTACAACCAGACGGGCAACGGCTTGGCCGACGCCACGCTGGACGCGTCCTTCGCGGCGCGGCTCCGGCAGGGGTGCCCGCGCTCCGGCGGCGACAACAACCTCTTCCCGCTGGACCTCGCCACCCCGGCCAGGTTCGACAACCTCTACTTCAGGAACATCCTGGCCGGGAAGGGCCTCCTCAGCTCCGACGAGGTGCTGCTGACCAAGAGCGCCGAGACGGCGGCGCTCGTGAAGGCCTacgccgccgacgtcgaccTCTTCTTCCAGCACTTCGCGCGGTCGATGGTGAGGATGGGCAACATCTCGCCGCTGACCGGCGCGCAGGGGGAGGTCAGGAAGAACTGCAGGAGGCTGAACGGCAACCGCTACTGA